The Meiothermus sp. genome segment GCCCATGGGCGTACCGGGCATTCTGTACGCCAGCGAGGCCCTGCTACGCGAGATGGATGACAAGGTACTGGAGCAGATGGCCAACGTAGCCAGCCTGCCGGGCATTGTGCAAGCCGTGTACGCCATGCCCGATGCCCACTGGGGGTATGGCTTTCCGATTGGGGGGGTGGCAGCCTTTCGGGAAGACGACGGGGTGGTCTCGGCGGGCGGGGTGGGGTTCGACATCTCCTGTGGGGTGCGCACCCTGCACACCGGCCTGACGGTGGAAGACATCGCGCCCATCAAACAAGACCTGGCCCAGGGGCTATTTCGCCACGTCCCGGCAGGGGTGGGGAGCATCGGCAAGATTCACCTGGAGCCCGCCGAGATGGACACCATGCTGCAAGGCGGGGCCGAGTGGGCGGTGAAGCAGGGCTACGGCAGGCCCGAAGACCTCGAGCGCATCGAGGAGCATGGCCGCATGGAAGGGGCCCGGCCCGAGCTGGTCTCCCTTCAGGCCAAACGCCGGCAGGCCGACGAGATGGGCACCCTGGGCTCGGGCAACCACTACCTCGAGGTGCAGCAGGTGACCGAGGTGTTTGACACCAGGGTCGCCGAGGCTTTTGGGGTGGCGGTGGGCGATGTGCTGGTCAGCATTCACAGCGGCTCGAGGGGGCTGGGCCACCAGGTCGCTACCGACTATAGCAGGCAAATGGTAGAGGCCGCCCACAAGTATGGCCTGGAGCTCGCCGACCTCGAGCTCGCCTGCGCCCCCATCCAGTCCGAGGAAGGCCAGGCCTACCTGGGGGCCATGCGGGCCGCCATCAACTGCGCCCTGGCCAACCGGCAGATCCTGACCCACCTGGCCCGCGAGGCCTTTGCCTACCTGCTACCCAGGGCCGATTTGCGCCTGATTTACGATGTCTCACACAACACCGCCAAGCTCGAGGAACACCTCATCGAGGGAAAGCCCCAGCGCCTGTATGTCCACCGCAAGGGGGCCACCCGGGCCTTTGGCCCCGGCCACCCGGCCCTACCCGAAGCCTTCAGGGCGGTGGGCCAGCCGGTCTTGATCGGGGGGACGATGGGCACCGCCTCGTATATTCTGGTGGGCACGCCAGAGGGTGAAGCTCGGTCGCTAAGTTCCTCCTGCCACGGGGCCGGACGGGCCATGAGCCGCCACCAGGCCCTCAAGCAGTGGCGCGGCAAGGAGCTGGTGCGGGAGCTGGGCCAGCGGGGCATCATCGTGCGCAGCCCTTCACCCCGGGGCGTGGCCGAGGAGGCCCCCGGCGCCTACAAGGATGTAACAGCCGTGGTGGACGCCGCCCACGCCGCAGGGCTCTCGCGCAAGGTAGCCCGGCTCGAGCCCCTCATCTGTATCAAGGGATAGGGCCTAAGGCTTCGAATACCCAACCTGCCCCGAGCCGCATAACAGCTGTCCTATGGGTAAGAAGTGCCTATAGTAAGTTTGCTCATGGACTGTATGGCCATGCTGCCGTGTCCGGCGTGATCGGTCTGGGCCAGGCCCCCTGCAAGCAACAGCACCAAGAACATTCCCCACGCTTTTTGCATATCCTCCTCGCTATCAAGCAAGCGCTGCCCTTACAACGGGTACCTGGGCCCTGGGCTCAAAAAGCGGCTTGAACGCCCGCAACCTGAGCGCGTTGGAGAGCACGAACACCGAAGACAGACCCATCGCCGCCCCGGCCAGCACCGGCGAGAGCAGCCAGCCCGTGAAGGGGTAGAGCACACCTGCGGCCACCGGGATCAGCACGACGTTGTAGGCGAAGGCCCAGAAGAGGTTGAGCTTGATGTTCTTGAGGGTGGCCCTCGAGAGCGCGATGGCGTTGGGCACCCCACGCAGGTCGCCCGAGATCAGAATCACGTCGGCGGTCTCGATGGCGACGTCGGTGCCGGTGCCAATGGCCATACCCACATCGGCCTGGGCCAAAGCCGGGGCGTCGTTGATGCCGTCGCCCACGAAGGCGACGCGGTAGCCCCTGCCCTGGAGCTGCTTCACCGCGTCGGCCTTGCCCGCGGGCAGGACCTCGGCCAGCACCTCGTCGATGCCGAGCTGCCGGGCGATTGAGCGGGCGGTGCGCCGGTTGTCGCCGGTGATCATCGCCACCTCGAAGCCCTGGCGGTGCAGGGCGGCGATGGCCTCGAGGGTTCCTTCCTTGATGGGGTCGGCCACCGCCAGGATGGCCGCTAGCTTCCCGTTAACGGCGGCGTAGAGGGGGGTCTTGCCCTCGTCGGCCAGACACTGGGCCTCGGCGGCGAAGGGGCTCACGTCGACGCCCAGTTGGGCCATGTACCGATCCGCCCCCACGTCCACGCGGTAGATCCCCACCTGCCCGCTCACCCCGAAGCCGGGGAGGGCCTCGAAATCCTGGGGCTCGAGCAGCTCCAGCCCCCGAGCCCGCGCCTCCTTCACAACGGCCCGGGCGATGGGGTGCTCGGACTTCTGCTCGAGGGAGGCGATCAGGCGGAGCACTTCGGCCTCCTCGAAGCCCTCCTCGGTTCGCAAATCGGTGAGCTCCGGCTTGCCCTGGGTGAGGGTGCCGGTCTTGTCGAGGGCGATCACCTGGGCTTCCTGCAGGGTCTGTAAGGCCTCACCCTTGCGGAAGAGCACGCCCATCTCGGCGGCCTTGCCGGTGCCCACCATGATGCTGGTGGGGGTCGCCAGGCCCATCGCGCAGGGGCAGGCGATGATCAGCACCGCGACGGTGTTGACCAGGGCGTAGCTGACGGCGGCCTCACCCCCGAAGAGCAGCCACACCCCCGCGGTGAGCAGAGCGATCCCCAGCACGATGGGGGTAAACACCGCCACCACCCGGTCGGCCAGGTTCTGGATGGGGGGCTTGGATCCCTGGGCCGTCTCGACCAGCTTGATGATCTGCGCCAGCACGGTGTCCGCGCCCACGTCGGTGGCCCGGAAGGTAAAGGCCCCGTTTTGGTTGAGGGTTCCCCCGATGACTTGGGCCCCCTCGGATTTGAGCACGGGGATGGGTTCGCCGGTGATCATGGATTCGTCCACGTAGCTCTGGCCCGAGACCACCACCCCATCCACCGGGATCTTCTCCCCCGGGCGCACCGCAATTAGGTCGCCGGGCAGGACCTCGTCCACGGGGATTTCCCGCTCGGTGCTTCCCTCCACCACCCGGGCAGTCTTAGCCTGCAGCGAGAGCAGCCGCTGCATGGCCTCGGAGGTGCGGCCTTTGGCGAGGGCCTCGAGGTACTTGCCCAAGAGGATCAGCGTGATCACCACCCCCGCCGCCTCGAAGTAGACGTGGCGGGCCTGCGGGGGGAAGAGGCCGGGGAAGAGCACCACCGCCAGACTGTAGAAGTAGGCCGCGCTGGTGCCGATCATTACCAGGCTGTTCATGTCGGGTGAGCCCGAGCGCAGGGCTTTCCAGCCGTGGCGATAAAAGCGCAGGCCGGGGCCGAACTGCACCGGGGTTGCCAGGGCCAGCATCACCCAGGAGAGTGCGGTCATGACGCCGTGCCCGAAGGTGCGCATCAGCCATTCCTCGACGGGCGGTAAGAGCATGGGCAGCATGGCGATGAGGAAGAGCGGGAAGGCGAAGGCAGCGGCCAAGAGCACCGCGCGGCGCAGGTTGGCGATCTCCTTGGCGCGGGCTTCGCGCTCGAGGTCGGCGCGGTTCTGGCCCTTCCCCAGCTCGAGCACGCCGTACCCGGCCTCCCGCACGGCCCGTTTGAGCTGGGCCAGGCCGGTGCTGGCCGGGAGGTAGCGCACTGTGGCCCGCTCGGTGGCGAGGTTAACGCTCGCCTCGAGCACCCCGTCGAGCTTCTTCAAAGCGCGCTCGACCCGCCCCACGCAGGCCGCACAGGTCATGCCCGTAATGCCCAATTCAACCTCGGCCACCACCGGGGTATAGCCCACCTCCTGGATCTTCTCAATGAGGGCCTGCGGAGTGGTAGTAGTGGGGTCGTAGGCGACCGTAGCGCTTTCAGCCGCCAGGTTGACCGAGGCCGCCTCGACCCCCTCGAGCTTCTTCAGCCCGCGCTCCACCCGGTTCACGCAGGCGGCACAGGTCATGCCCTGAACGCCGATTTGCAGTTCTTTCACAATGCCTCCCGACGCACCCCTCCTGGGGAGGGGATAGCTGAGAAAAGGTGGCCCGACGGGCTCATCGGGCAACTCGAGGCTAACGGTACTTCAGCACTTCCATCAGCTCGGCCACCAGCTCGTCGGTGTCGCCGCGCTGGGCTGCGCTGGCCACGTGGTGCTCGAGGTGGCTCTTCAAGACCAGGTCGCCCACCTTGTCCAAGGCCCCCTGCACGGCCTTGATCTGCTTGAGCACGTCCACACAGTAGGGCTCGCCCTCGAGCATCTTGAGGATGCCCTCGAGGTGCCCCTTGGCCGAGAGCAGCCGGTTGCGCGCCTCCTGCCGCACCTTGGGATCAAGGTGCAGGGTGTGCTCGGCGATGGGGTTCACATTCCCTCCCTCTGGGTCACGCACGGACGGAGGCCGCATAGCCCTCTTCTTGCACCGCGTTGATAAGCCGCTCCACAGGAGCGTTGCCCTCGACGATGGCCCGGCCCTCCTGCAGGAAGACCTCCACCTTCTCCACCCCCAGCACACTCTTAAGGGCCTTCTCGACGCTCATCTTGCAGTGGCCGCAGCTCATGCCTTCGATTTTGAGTTCAATGCTCATCTTTCACCTCCACCCCCTCCAGGGGAGGGGTATATTCCCAGCTTAGGCTTCGCTGGAGATAAAGTCAACCCCACCCAGGGAGGGGTGGGGTTAGCGCAACACTCTGCTTCAAAGGGACTTTAGCCACTCCCGATACTGCTCGATCTCGCGGCGCTGCACGGCCATGACTTGCTGGGCGAACTCCTTGAGCTCAGGCTTGGTGGCCTTCTTCAGGGCCAGGTCGGACATGTCGATGGCGTCTTGGTGATGGGGGATCATCCCCTCTAAAAAAGCCCGGTCTACCGGCATGGAATGCCCCGGCATGGCTTGCATGCTCATCATGGCCGTGTCCATCATGGGCTTCATATCGCTTTTCATCATGTCCATGTACATCCGGGAGGGCGCTACCCCGTACCAAGCTTTGAGCCAGGCCGTGAGCTGGCCAATCTCCTTGTTCTGCACGGCGATGATCTCCTGGGCTGCTTTGCGGATGCGGGCGTCCTTCGAGACCTTGAGCACCGCCTGGGCCATCTCCACCGCGCCCTTGTGGTGTTCGATCATCATCGACATGTAGGCGATGTCGAAGTCCTTGCCAGTGAGCTTTTCCAGCGCAGCCATGCTCTGCATGGCCATGCCCCCGTGTTGCGAGTGATCGGTCTGGGCCAGGGCCAAGCCGAGCGCGAGTGTAAGTGCCACGATCGTTCGAATCATCTCTCCTACCTCCGTGCAAGATAGTGGCGGATTTGTGTTAAGCCCATGTAAAGCGCTGCCGCGACCCCACCCCCAGCAGCAGGGCATTCACCGTCACGATCACGGTGGAAGCGCTCATCAGCAGCGCTGCCCACTCCGGCCGCAGCAGGATACCGTAGCTGTTGTAGAGCGCTCCCGCCGCAACGGGGATGGCCAGCACGTTGTAGATTGCGGCCCAGAAGAGGTTCTGCTTGATCTTCCCCCGCACCTTGCGGGCTAGTTGAATAGCCTTGGCGACATCGGCGGGGTCGTTCCTTACCAGCACCACGTCGGCGGCCTCCACGGCCACGTCGGTGCCGGCCCCGATAGCGATTCCCACCTCGGCCTCGGCCAGGGCGGGGCGACTAGGTCACGGTCTCGACCTCGCGGTCGCGCCGGCACCCCGCTGCGGCTAAGCCCTGGGGCGTTCCTGCAACACCCAGCCGTTGCCGTCGGGATCGGTGAAGAAGACGAACGAGTTCCATTTCCCGCCTTTCCCCTCCAACCATACCCCCCCTTCGAGGTGCCGGACAGGGCTTACCCCCACCCCCCGCTCGAGCAATTCCCGCCGCGCGGCCTCGATGTCACCCACCACGATCTGCAAGCCCTCCAGCGAGCCGGGCGGCATGCTGTGGATCCCGCGGCTGAGGTGGATCGAGCAGGCCGAGCCGGGGGGGGTCAGCTGCACGACGCGCACGGAGTCGCTGACCTGTGCGTCGAGGTCTACGGCGAAGCCGCACTGCTCGGCGTAGAAGTGCTTGGCACGGTCGATGTCGGAGACGGGAATCTGGACCACCTCGAGCTTCCAATCCATCGCGCTCACGGCCGGCCCCCTGCCTGCGCGTAGCTCAGTAGCACCACGCCGGAGCCCAGGGTGGGGCTGCCGAAGTCGAAGATCCAGAGGTTGAGGGACTCCACTACCCCGTCGAGGGTCATAAGCAGCGAAGCCACGGTCTTGCGCATGCCGGTCCTCCTTTTCCCGCCCGCAGGCGGCTTATAACGCCCGTTGCCGATTCGCTAAAATGCAGATAACCATGTACATTCTGACTATAGCATATCCACTCCTAATACCGGATTCAAAAAGATAATCATCCAAACCAAAGATCCCCCAGAGGCTATCTTTTTGAATCCTAGAGCACACCCCTCCCGAACAGTCGGCGAAGAAAGCGTCTGCCTTCCAAAGGGGCTTACGCCCTCCGCTACGCGGATAACTTCCAAAGGGGCTTACGCCCTCCGCTACGCGGATAACTTCCAAAGGGGCTTACGCCCTCCGCTACGCGGATAACTTCCAAGGGGCGGTATCGCCCTCCGCAACGCGGATAACTTCGGCCCTGTTAGTTCGCCGCCATCCGGCGCCGAACTAACCGAATCTGGTATAAATCACAAAAATAGGTCACGGGTTTGCTAGTTAGCGGACACAGGCGCCCGCTGCGGGCCCGGCGGAGGTGGGAATGTACGGATTGATCAGCAGGTTGAAGGCCGTGACGGGGCGGTGCTGAGCAACCTGGGGCTGGGGCCGGAGAACCCGGTTCGCTAGATAACCTGGAGAAGCCGGGGCGGCTCGAGCCCTTTATAACGCTCTAAGGGGCCTCAGGGTGAGGGGGCTGGGGCAGCGTAAACCAGAAGGTGCTGCCGCGCCCGGCCTCGCTCCTCAGGCCCATCGTTCCCCCCATAGCCTCGACCAGGCCCTTGGCGATGGTCAGGCCTACCCCGCTTCCGCCGTCCTGCCGGCTGCGGGCCGAGTCCACGCGGTAGAAGCGCTCAAAGACCCGCGCCTGGTGCTCAGGGGGTATGCCCGGGCCGGTGTCGCGCACGCTGAAGCACACCCCGCTGGGCACTAGCCCGGCCTTGAGCACCACCTCCCCGCCGGACGGGGTGTGGCGCAGGGCGTTGGCGAGCAGGTTGGAAAGCACCTGTTGCAGGCGCTCGAGGTCGGCCCACACCGGGGGCAGACGTGGGGGCACGTCCAGGCGCAAAGCCACCCCCTGCTCGGCAAAGACCAGCTCGAAGCGCTCCGCGGCCTGCCTGAGGGCCTCGGCGGGATCGAGAGGCTGGGGGCGGATCTCTACCGCACCAGCTTCCACCCTCGAGACCAGCGAGAGGTCCTCGACTAGGCGGCGCATGGCCCGCACCTCGTGGGCGATGCGGTGGGCAGCCTGCTCGGGCGGTAGCACCCCGTCGGCCAGGGCCTCGGCGTAGCCCTGCAGCCCGGCCAGGGGGGTGCGCAGCTCGTGTGCCACCGAGCCGATGAGTTCGATGCGGCTGTGTTCGACCTTCTCCAGTGCCTCGGCCATGCGGTTGAAATCCTGGGCCAGCCAGGCCAGCTCGTCGCGCCCCTGAACCTTCAGGCGGTTGCGGTAATGCCCCTGGGCGATCTCCCGGCTGCCGCGGGCCAGCAGCCGCACGCTCCGGCTGACCCGCCTCGAGACCACCCAGGCCGTGCCCGCCGCCAGCAACCCGGCCAGCGGCAGCGAGGCCAGCCAGGCGGTGGTGAGGGTCGAGCGCAGGCCCTG includes the following:
- a CDS encoding RtcB family protein; this translates as MDTTRLIQKSEFEWWLEATPPMGVPGILYASEALLREMDDKVLEQMANVASLPGIVQAVYAMPDAHWGYGFPIGGVAAFREDDGVVSAGGVGFDISCGVRTLHTGLTVEDIAPIKQDLAQGLFRHVPAGVGSIGKIHLEPAEMDTMLQGGAEWAVKQGYGRPEDLERIEEHGRMEGARPELVSLQAKRRQADEMGTLGSGNHYLEVQQVTEVFDTRVAEAFGVAVGDVLVSIHSGSRGLGHQVATDYSRQMVEAAHKYGLELADLELACAPIQSEEGQAYLGAMRAAINCALANRQILTHLAREAFAYLLPRADLRLIYDVSHNTAKLEEHLIEGKPQRLYVHRKGATRAFGPGHPALPEAFRAVGQPVLIGGTMGTASYILVGTPEGEARSLSSSCHGAGRAMSRHQALKQWRGKELVRELGQRGIIVRSPSPRGVAEEAPGAYKDVTAVVDAAHAAGLSRKVARLEPLICIKG
- a CDS encoding heavy metal translocating P-type ATPase → MVKELQIGVQGMTCAACVNRVERGLKKLEGVEAASVNLAAESATVAYDPTTTTPQALIEKIQEVGYTPVVAEVELGITGMTCAACVGRVERALKKLDGVLEASVNLATERATVRYLPASTGLAQLKRAVREAGYGVLELGKGQNRADLEREARAKEIANLRRAVLLAAAFAFPLFLIAMLPMLLPPVEEWLMRTFGHGVMTALSWVMLALATPVQFGPGLRFYRHGWKALRSGSPDMNSLVMIGTSAAYFYSLAVVLFPGLFPPQARHVYFEAAGVVITLILLGKYLEALAKGRTSEAMQRLLSLQAKTARVVEGSTEREIPVDEVLPGDLIAVRPGEKIPVDGVVVSGQSYVDESMITGEPIPVLKSEGAQVIGGTLNQNGAFTFRATDVGADTVLAQIIKLVETAQGSKPPIQNLADRVVAVFTPIVLGIALLTAGVWLLFGGEAAVSYALVNTVAVLIIACPCAMGLATPTSIMVGTGKAAEMGVLFRKGEALQTLQEAQVIALDKTGTLTQGKPELTDLRTEEGFEEAEVLRLIASLEQKSEHPIARAVVKEARARGLELLEPQDFEALPGFGVSGQVGIYRVDVGADRYMAQLGVDVSPFAAEAQCLADEGKTPLYAAVNGKLAAILAVADPIKEGTLEAIAALHRQGFEVAMITGDNRRTARSIARQLGIDEVLAEVLPAGKADAVKQLQGRGYRVAFVGDGINDAPALAQADVGMAIGTGTDVAIETADVILISGDLRGVPNAIALSRATLKNIKLNLFWAFAYNVVLIPVAAGVLYPFTGWLLSPVLAGAAMGLSSVFVLSNALRLRAFKPLFEPRAQVPVVRAALA
- a CDS encoding metal-sensitive transcriptional regulator — its product is MRPPSVRDPEGGNVNPIAEHTLHLDPKVRQEARNRLLSAKGHLEGILKMLEGEPYCVDVLKQIKAVQGALDKVGDLVLKSHLEHHVASAAQRGDTDELVAELMEVLKYR
- a CDS encoding heavy-metal-associated domain-containing protein; amino-acid sequence: MSIELKIEGMSCGHCKMSVEKALKSVLGVEKVEVFLQEGRAIVEGNAPVERLINAVQEEGYAASVRA
- a CDS encoding DUF305 domain-containing protein → MIRTIVALTLALGLALAQTDHSQHGGMAMQSMAALEKLTGKDFDIAYMSMMIEHHKGAVEMAQAVLKVSKDARIRKAAQEIIAVQNKEIGQLTAWLKAWYGVAPSRMYMDMMKSDMKPMMDTAMMSMQAMPGHSMPVDRAFLEGMIPHHQDAIDMSDLALKKATKPELKEFAQQVMAVQRREIEQYREWLKSL
- a CDS encoding VOC family protein; translation: MDWKLEVVQIPVSDIDRAKHFYAEQCGFAVDLDAQVSDSVRVVQLTPPGSACSIHLSRGIHSMPPGSLEGLQIVVGDIEAARRELLERGVGVSPVRHLEGGVWLEGKGGKWNSFVFFTDPDGNGWVLQERPRA
- a CDS encoding cell wall metabolism sensor histidine kinase WalK, with protein sequence MFTRLFLTHLLAALVAVVALLGFAEWLAPRFYQKHIEQMAAAIGPQGPDLHADLEQGLRSTLTTAWLASLPLAGLLAAGTAWVVSRRVSRSVRLLARGSREIAQGHYRNRLKVQGRDELAWLAQDFNRMAEALEKVEHSRIELIGSVAHELRTPLAGLQGYAEALADGVLPPEQAAHRIAHEVRAMRRLVEDLSLVSRVEAGAVEIRPQPLDPAEALRQAAERFELVFAEQGVALRLDVPPRLPPVWADLERLQQVLSNLLANALRHTPSGGEVVLKAGLVPSGVCFSVRDTGPGIPPEHQARVFERFYRVDSARSRQDGGSGVGLTIAKGLVEAMGGTMGLRSEAGRGSTFWFTLPQPPHPEAP